From Herpetosiphonaceae bacterium, the proteins below share one genomic window:
- a CDS encoding amino acid adenylation domain-containing protein encodes MDLSNLADRPGISPEELELLAYLMAEEGLGSGDSQAIRPRDPQIDPPLSFAQERLWFVDQWEPGNLAYNIPLAMRLTGSLDRAALEWSLNQVIRRHEALRTTFPLVEDRPIQLIAPSLTVALTPIDIEHLPAEERAAEALRLAIAEAHHRFDLQRGPLLRATLIRLSPTEHVFLLNMHHIIFDGWSMGLMIREITTIYAARTSAAPGAAPDVAALLPDLPIQYADVAVWQRDWLAPGAPGEVLEQQLSYWLEQLRGPLPVLQLRTDRPRPPVQTSRGAIERLLLPAELVAALNRLSQQEDASLFMTLLAAFNVLLARYSGQDDIIVGSPIANRDRFELESLMGFFVNTLLLRTDLTGNPSFRELLRRVRAVTLEAYAHQNVPFEQLVDVLRPERDPSYPPLFQVMFILQNAPMPSYNLPDLTLTPLEYDTGTAKFDLTLALWPPIAGIDSSTTNADELAGTLEYNSDLFDAATIRRMLRHFEELLKVLARDPDQPIADLRFVPEDERQLLTSWTPPQEPYADAVCLHELFARQAARTPDALAVTQFDPQRGERRLSYAELDRQSNQLAHYLRTLGVGPESRVGLLVERSPEMIVGLLGTLKAGGAYVPIDPTYPAERLAFILKDAQIGLVLTQRHLTPQLEEPMLNPPPRIVRLDADWPAISRESSAPPATEVQSTNLAYVIYTSGSTGQPKGVLTPHQAVVNYLEAVQTTYGLRADDRVLQFASLSFDASAEEIYASLTSGATLVLRTEQMLASAASFFAICRAWDLTALSLPTAYWHELCTQLDEQVPHPEGTRLRLVIIGGERALPERLAQWQQWAGSRLRLVNTYGPTEATIVATAWDAVSPAEQLRELPIGRTLRNVQGYILDQRLRLVPIGVPGELHLGGAGLARGYLNHPALTAERFVPDPFGGCPQGAPGARLYKTGDLARYLPDGNIEFLGRVDRQVKIRGFRIEPGEIAAVLQQHPAVREAVVLARQDAPHAGGHPDARLVAYVVEHQNNEARTENTTANDSGSSCSVRCSPQDLRHFLGARLPAYMVPSAFVPLDALPLTPSGKLDWRALPAPEGRSTVETEYVMPSTPLEQTLAEIWRQVLHLDRVGVHDNFFDLGGQSLRLIQVQNQIRTRLQREVPLPELFRRPTIRDLARHLGAESHSEAAAGSATAEPVIAPQPRTTDRFPLSFAQQRLWFLDQLEPDSASYNVPLALRLTGPLDTAALERCYQTIIQRHESLRTIFAVRTPDDDPVQVILPFEPQPLALIDLSVLPPAEREAEVRERTVAEASQPFDLSAGPLVRATLLRLAADEHLLLLTLHHIISDAWSMGVLMRELATLYTADDPATALPPLPIQYADFAVWQRDWLAGEIRERQLAYWKQQLGGRVPVLQLPTDRPRPAVQTFRGALEKQTLPPSLAAALNALSSDAGTTLFMTLLAAFDVLLYRYTHQTDLPVGSPIAGRRQTETEALIGFFVNTLVLRTHLRGDLPFRELLGRVRQVALEAYEHQDLPFELLVEELQPERDLSTSPLFQVMFVLQNAPLPALELPRLTLSPVEADNNTAKFDLTLNMYEERGELVGIFEYNTDLFDRATILRMADHWRTLLASIVADPDRRLDDLALIGADEREQMLIGWNATDVAYPRERCVHELFEAQAARTPDAIAAAFADRDGLVAQLSYDELNARANQLAHHLRSLGVGPDQSVGLFLPRSLDLMTAVLGVLKAGAAYLPLDPSYPADRLHFMLSDARAPVVLTHAALRERLPDVAARIVALDADRELIERLPRDGVRSAATSEHLAYIIYTSGSTGTPKGVAMPHRALSNLLSWQMRDTVIPGPARTLQFAPISFDASFQELFTAWSTGGAIVLLPEELRQDTVALLELMRDQAIERLFLPFVALQQIAEVATKLDLLPGSLREVMTAGEQLQTTPPIVELFERLPGCTLHNHYGPSETHVVTAYTLSGPPQSWAALPPIGHPVDNTQIYLLDGRLQPVPLGVVGELYLGGENLARGYLYRPALTAERFVPNPFGDTRGTRLYKTGDLARYLPDGTIQFLGRNDQQVKIRGYRIELGEIETVLAQHPQVQAVVVMAQTRTLPGETTPDTLLVAYVVPHAAQILDAEELITFLHGRLPEYMLPAACVLLEDLPRTPSGKIDRRALPAVDYARNAAASYVAPRTPEEQAMAALWAEVLGLEQVGIHDNFFALGGHSLLATRLMARLRAAEQIALPLRSLFETPTVAGLSQQIITLRRTLAQAQPVTSALADDEIEGEL; translated from the coding sequence ATGGATCTGAGTAACTTAGCCGACCGACCCGGTATCTCGCCGGAAGAGCTGGAGCTGCTGGCCTATCTGATGGCTGAGGAAGGGCTTGGCTCAGGTGACAGCCAGGCGATTCGCCCGCGCGATCCGCAGATCGATCCGCCGCTCTCCTTTGCTCAGGAGCGGCTCTGGTTCGTCGATCAGTGGGAGCCCGGCAATCTGGCGTACAATATTCCGCTGGCGATGCGGCTGACGGGCAGCCTGGATCGCGCCGCGCTTGAGTGGAGCCTCAATCAGGTCATTCGCCGCCACGAGGCGCTGCGCACGACCTTTCCGCTGGTGGAAGACCGCCCGATCCAATTGATCGCGCCCAGCCTGACGGTCGCGCTGACGCCGATCGACATCGAGCACCTGCCCGCCGAGGAGCGCGCGGCGGAGGCGCTGCGGCTGGCAATCGCCGAGGCGCATCACCGCTTCGATCTTCAGCGCGGCCCGCTGCTGCGCGCCACGCTGATCCGGCTCAGCCCGACCGAGCACGTGTTTCTGCTGAACATGCATCACATCATCTTCGATGGCTGGTCGATGGGGCTGATGATCCGCGAGATCACCACGATCTACGCCGCTCGGACGAGCGCCGCGCCGGGAGCCGCGCCCGACGTAGCGGCGCTGCTGCCCGATCTGCCGATCCAGTACGCCGATGTCGCGGTCTGGCAGCGCGATTGGCTTGCCCCAGGGGCACCCGGCGAGGTGCTGGAGCAGCAGCTTAGCTACTGGCTTGAGCAGTTGCGCGGCCCGCTGCCGGTGCTCCAACTGCGCACCGATCGACCCCGACCGCCGGTGCAAACCTCGCGCGGCGCGATCGAGCGGCTGCTGCTGCCCGCAGAGCTGGTGGCAGCCCTGAACCGGCTGAGCCAGCAGGAGGATGCCTCGCTGTTCATGACGCTGCTGGCGGCGTTCAATGTGCTGCTCGCGCGCTACAGCGGCCAGGATGACATCATCGTCGGCTCGCCGATCGCCAACCGCGACCGCTTCGAGCTCGAGAGCCTGATGGGCTTCTTCGTCAACACGCTGCTGCTGCGCACCGACCTGACCGGCAATCCGAGCTTCCGCGAGCTGCTGCGCCGCGTGCGCGCCGTGACGCTTGAGGCCTACGCGCATCAGAACGTGCCCTTCGAGCAGCTTGTGGACGTGCTGCGGCCTGAGCGCGATCCCAGCTACCCGCCGCTGTTCCAGGTGATGTTCATCCTCCAGAACGCGCCGATGCCCTCCTACAATCTGCCCGATCTGACTCTGACGCCGCTGGAGTACGACACCGGCACGGCCAAGTTCGATCTCACGCTGGCGCTGTGGCCGCCGATCGCCGGGATCGACAGCAGCACAACGAATGCCGACGAGCTGGCGGGCACGCTTGAGTACAACAGCGATCTCTTCGACGCGGCGACGATCCGACGCATGCTGCGGCATTTCGAGGAGCTGCTCAAGGTGCTGGCCCGCGACCCGGATCAGCCGATCGCCGATCTGCGCTTCGTGCCGGAGGATGAGCGGCAGCTTTTGACAAGCTGGACGCCGCCGCAGGAGCCGTACGCCGATGCCGTCTGCCTGCATGAGCTGTTCGCCCGGCAGGCCGCGCGCACGCCCGACGCGCTGGCCGTGACGCAGTTCGATCCGCAGCGCGGCGAGCGGCGGCTGAGCTACGCCGAGCTGGATCGACAGTCGAATCAGCTTGCGCACTATCTGCGCACGCTCGGAGTTGGGCCGGAGAGCCGCGTCGGGCTGCTCGTGGAGCGCTCGCCGGAGATGATCGTCGGGCTGCTGGGCACGCTCAAGGCGGGCGGCGCGTACGTGCCGATCGATCCGACCTACCCCGCCGAGCGCCTGGCGTTTATCCTCAAGGACGCGCAGATCGGCTTGGTGCTCACGCAGCGCCATTTGACCCCACAGCTTGAGGAGCCGATGCTGAATCCGCCGCCCCGGATCGTGCGGCTCGACGCGGACTGGCCCGCGATCAGCCGGGAGTCGAGCGCGCCGCCTGCGACGGAGGTCCAATCTACCAATCTCGCGTACGTGATCTACACCTCAGGCTCGACCGGGCAGCCCAAGGGTGTGCTCACGCCGCATCAGGCGGTAGTCAACTACCTTGAGGCGGTCCAGACGACCTACGGGCTGCGCGCCGACGATCGCGTGCTTCAGTTTGCGTCGCTCAGCTTCGACGCCAGCGCCGAGGAGATCTACGCCAGCCTGACCAGCGGCGCGACGCTGGTGCTGCGTACCGAGCAGATGTTGGCGAGCGCCGCGAGCTTCTTCGCGATCTGCCGCGCGTGGGACCTGACCGCGCTCAGCCTGCCCACCGCCTACTGGCATGAGCTGTGTACACAGCTCGATGAGCAGGTGCCGCACCCGGAGGGTACCCGGCTGCGCCTGGTGATCATCGGCGGCGAGCGCGCGCTGCCGGAGCGGCTGGCCCAGTGGCAGCAGTGGGCTGGATCGCGGCTGCGGCTGGTCAATACCTACGGCCCGACCGAGGCGACGATCGTCGCGACCGCGTGGGATGCAGTGTCGCCCGCCGAGCAGTTGCGCGAGCTGCCGATCGGGCGGACGCTGCGCAATGTGCAGGGCTATATTCTGGATCAGCGCCTACGCCTGGTGCCGATCGGCGTGCCCGGCGAGCTACACCTGGGCGGCGCTGGCCTGGCGCGCGGCTATCTCAACCATCCCGCGCTGACGGCGGAGCGCTTCGTGCCCGATCCGTTCGGCGGGTGCCCTCAGGGCGCGCCCGGCGCGCGGCTCTACAAAACCGGCGACCTGGCGCGCTATCTGCCCGACGGCAACATCGAGTTTCTGGGCCGCGTCGACCGGCAGGTCAAGATTCGCGGCTTTCGGATCGAGCCGGGCGAGATCGCGGCGGTGCTTCAGCAGCATCCCGCCGTGCGCGAGGCGGTGGTGCTGGCGCGGCAAGATGCGCCGCACGCAGGCGGGCACCCGGATGCTCGGCTGGTGGCGTATGTTGTAGAACACCAGAACAACGAAGCAAGAACAGAGAACACGACGGCCAACGACTCAGGTTCTAGTTGCTCTGTTCGTTGTTCGCCCCAGGACCTGCGTCACTTCCTGGGCGCGCGTCTGCCCGCCTACATGGTGCCGAGCGCGTTCGTGCCGCTCGACGCGCTGCCCCTGACGCCGAGCGGCAAGCTCGACTGGCGCGCGCTGCCCGCGCCTGAGGGACGCTCGACGGTGGAGACGGAGTATGTCATGCCGTCGACGCCGCTTGAGCAGACGCTCGCGGAGATCTGGCGACAGGTGCTCCACCTCGATCGGGTCGGCGTCCACGATAACTTCTTCGATCTTGGCGGCCAGTCGCTGCGGCTGATCCAGGTGCAGAACCAGATCCGCACGCGGCTTCAGCGCGAGGTGCCGCTGCCGGAGCTGTTCCGCCGCCCGACGATCCGCGACCTCGCGCGACATCTCGGTGCCGAGTCGCATTCAGAGGCCGCAGCGGGATCGGCCACGGCGGAGCCAGTCATCGCGCCGCAGCCTCGGACGACGGATCGCTTTCCGCTGTCGTTCGCGCAGCAGCGGCTCTGGTTCCTCGATCAGCTTGAGCCGGACAGCGCCAGCTATAACGTTCCGCTGGCACTACGGCTGACAGGGCCGCTGGACACGGCGGCGCTTGAGCGCTGCTACCAGACGATCATCCAGCGGCACGAGTCGCTGCGCACGATCTTTGCCGTGCGCACGCCCGACGACGATCCGGTCCAGGTGATCCTCCCGTTCGAGCCACAGCCGCTTGCGCTGATCGATCTCTCCGTGCTGCCGCCTGCGGAGCGCGAGGCGGAGGTGCGAGAGCGCACGGTCGCCGAGGCCAGCCAGCCCTTCGATCTGTCAGCCGGTCCTCTCGTACGGGCCACGCTGCTGCGCCTCGCCGCCGACGAGCACCTGCTGCTGCTGACGCTGCACCACATCATCTCCGATGCGTGGTCGATGGGCGTGCTGATGCGCGAGCTTGCGACGCTCTACACTGCCGACGATCCCGCCACGGCCCTGCCGCCGCTGCCGATCCAGTACGCCGACTTCGCTGTCTGGCAGCGCGATTGGCTTGCCGGTGAGATCCGCGAGCGGCAGCTTGCCTACTGGAAGCAGCAGCTTGGCGGTCGTGTGCCGGTGCTCCAACTGCCCACCGATCGCCCGCGCCCGGCGGTGCAGACCTTCCGGGGCGCGCTCGAAAAGCAGACGCTCCCGCCATCCCTGGCTGCCGCGCTCAACGCGCTGAGCAGCGACGCAGGCACTACGCTGTTCATGACGCTGCTGGCGGCGTTCGATGTGCTGCTCTATCGCTACACCCACCAGACCGACCTGCCGGTCGGCTCGCCGATCGCGGGGCGGCGGCAGACCGAAACCGAGGCGCTGATCGGCTTCTTCGTCAACACGCTGGTGCTGCGCACGCACCTGCGCGGCGATCTGCCCTTCCGCGAGCTGCTGGGTCGCGTCCGCCAGGTGGCGCTCGAAGCCTACGAGCACCAGGATCTCCCCTTTGAGCTGCTGGTCGAAGAGCTTCAGCCGGAGCGCGATCTGAGCACGTCGCCGCTGTTTCAGGTGATGTTCGTGCTCCAGAACGCGCCGCTGCCAGCGCTTGAGCTGCCCCGGCTGACGCTCAGCCCGGTCGAGGCCGACAACAACACCGCCAAGTTCGATCTGACGCTGAATATGTACGAGGAGCGCGGCGAGCTGGTCGGTATCTTCGAGTACAACACCGATCTCTTCGACCGCGCGACGATCTTGCGCATGGCCGATCACTGGCGGACGCTCCTCGCCAGCATTGTCGCCGATCCCGACCGACGACTGGACGACCTGGCGCTGATCGGCGCGGATGAGCGTGAGCAGATGCTCATCGGCTGGAACGCTACGGACGTAGCGTATCCGCGCGAGCGCTGCGTGCATGAGCTGTTCGAGGCGCAGGCCGCGCGCACGCCCGACGCCATCGCCGCCGCGTTTGCCGACCGCGACGGGCTGGTCGCGCAGTTGAGCTACGACGAGCTGAACGCCCGCGCCAATCAGCTTGCGCATCATCTGCGTAGCCTGGGCGTGGGTCCCGATCAGTCAGTCGGGCTGTTCCTGCCGCGCTCGCTCGATCTGATGACAGCCGTGCTGGGTGTGCTCAAGGCGGGCGCGGCCTATCTGCCGCTCGATCCGAGCTATCCCGCCGACCGGCTGCACTTTATGCTCAGCGATGCCCGCGCGCCGGTCGTGCTGACCCATGCGGCGCTGCGCGAGCGGCTGCCCGACGTAGCCGCGCGGATCGTGGCGCTCGACGCCGACCGCGAGCTGATCGAGCGGCTGCCGCGCGACGGCGTGCGCAGCGCCGCGACCTCCGAGCATCTGGCGTATATCATCTACACCTCCGGCTCGACGGGCACGCCCAAGGGCGTGGCGATGCCGCATCGGGCGCTGAGCAACCTGCTGAGCTGGCAGATGCGCGACACGGTGATCCCCGGCCCGGCGCGGACGCTTCAGTTTGCGCCGATCAGCTTCGATGCCTCGTTTCAGGAGCTATTCACCGCGTGGTCTACCGGCGGCGCGATCGTGCTGCTGCCTGAGGAGCTGCGCCAGGATACCGTCGCGCTGCTGGAGCTGATGCGCGACCAAGCGATCGAGCGGCTGTTTCTGCCCTTTGTCGCGCTTCAGCAGATCGCCGAGGTTGCGACCAAGCTCGATCTGCTGCCAGGCAGCCTGCGCGAGGTGATGACCGCAGGCGAGCAGCTTCAGACAACGCCGCCGATCGTCGAGCTGTTCGAGCGGCTGCCGGGCTGCACGCTGCACAATCACTACGGCCCATCCGAGACGCACGTGGTGACGGCGTACACGCTGAGCGGGCCGCCCCAAAGCTGGGCCGCGCTCCCGCCGATCGGCCATCCGGTCGACAATACGCAGATCTACCTGCTCGACGGGCGACTCCAGCCGGTGCCGCTGGGCGTGGTGGGCGAGCTGTATCTCGGCGGCGAGAACCTGGCGCGCGGCTATCTGTACCGCCCCGCGCTGACGGCGGAGCGCTTCGTGCCCAACCCCTTCGGCGATACTCGTGGCACCCGGCTCTACAAGACCGGCGATCTGGCGCGCTACCTGCCCGACGGCACGATCCAGTTCCTGGGCCGCAACGATCAGCAGGTCAAGATCCGTGGCTATCGCATCGAGCTCGGCGAGATCGAGACGGTGCTGGCGCAGCATCCGCAGGTGCAGGCGGTCGTGGTGATGGCCCAGACCAGGACGCTGCCCGGCGAGACGACGCCTGACACGCTGCTGGTGGCGTATGTCGTGCCGCACGCGGCGCAGATACTCGATGCCGAGGAACTGATCACGTTTCTGCATGGTCGGCTGCCGGAGTACATGCTGCCCGCCGCGTGCGTGCTGCTTGAGGATCTGCCGCGCACGCCGAGCGGCAAGATCGACCGCCGCGCGCTGCCCGCCGTGGATTACGCGCGGAACGCTGCCGCGAGCTATGTCGCGCCGCGCACGCCGGAGGAGCAGGCGATGGCCGCGCTCTGGGCCGAGGTACTGGGCCTGGAGCAGGTCGGCATCCACGATAACTTCTTTGCGCTCGGCGGTCACTCGCTGCTGGCGACGCGGCTCATGGCGCGGCTGCGCGCCGCCGAGCAGATCGCCCTACCGCTGCGCAGCCTGTTCGAGACGCCGACGGTCGCCGGGCTGTCGCAGCAGATCATCACGCTGCGCCGGACGCTGGCACAGGCGCAGCCGGTTACAAGCGCGCTCGCCGACGACGAGATCGAGGGGGAGCTATGA